A window of Haliscomenobacter hydrossis DSM 1100 contains these coding sequences:
- a CDS encoding MFS transporter: MAQTKQDSAYDVLKIPDFRNYLLARALITFGINILGTTVGWQVYEITQDPFSLGLIGLAEFLPFLVVTLIGGYVADIFDRRTIMFTCVVLYAICAAGLYLLTHRYPQVFEWYGALPIFIIIGLTGLIRGFLSPAQTAFAAQLIPPQLYTNAATWNTMTWHLSSIGGPAVGGLLCAFSKNAWPSYAFTAVLASMGLWFILRIASKHVAKAEGEPTLPREGFLASVRTGLRFVFNNQVVLSSLALDMFAVLFGGAVALLPAFAKDVLDVGPEGFGALRAAPAVGAFIMAWVLAYRPPRENAGRWLLVAVAGYGICTILFAVSRSFWFSLLMLAGTGFFDNISMVIRSTIVQLFTPNEMRGRVSAVNSLFVGSSNELGAFESGLAAKLLGIVPSVIFGGSMTMLVVGVTWWKAPKLRDLDLS, translated from the coding sequence ATGGCGCAAACCAAACAAGACAGCGCATACGACGTACTCAAAATTCCCGATTTTCGGAACTACCTCCTGGCACGTGCCCTGATCACCTTTGGGATCAACATCCTGGGGACTACGGTAGGCTGGCAAGTATACGAAATTACGCAAGACCCCTTTTCGCTGGGACTGATTGGTTTGGCCGAGTTTTTGCCTTTTTTGGTCGTCACCCTGATTGGAGGTTATGTGGCCGATATCTTTGATCGACGTACGATCATGTTTACCTGTGTGGTCTTGTACGCCATTTGTGCAGCGGGCCTATATTTGCTCACCCATCGTTATCCCCAGGTGTTTGAATGGTATGGGGCTTTACCTATTTTTATCATAATTGGACTTACGGGATTGATTCGAGGTTTTTTGAGCCCCGCCCAAACCGCTTTTGCCGCCCAACTCATCCCCCCACAACTGTACACCAATGCGGCGACCTGGAATACCATGACTTGGCATCTTTCCTCCATTGGTGGCCCTGCGGTAGGTGGTTTGTTGTGTGCTTTTAGCAAAAATGCCTGGCCCAGTTATGCTTTTACGGCGGTACTGGCCAGCATGGGTTTGTGGTTTATTTTGCGTATTGCCAGCAAACATGTGGCCAAAGCAGAGGGTGAACCTACCTTGCCCCGGGAGGGTTTCCTGGCCAGTGTGCGCACGGGTTTAAGGTTTGTATTCAACAACCAGGTCGTGCTGAGTAGCCTGGCGCTCGATATGTTTGCCGTACTATTCGGCGGCGCAGTAGCCTTGTTGCCGGCTTTTGCCAAAGACGTGCTCGACGTTGGGCCAGAAGGTTTTGGTGCCTTGCGTGCTGCTCCGGCGGTGGGTGCATTCATCATGGCCTGGGTCTTGGCTTATCGACCGCCTCGTGAAAACGCCGGGCGCTGGTTGCTGGTTGCCGTGGCGGGATATGGAATCTGTACCATCTTGTTTGCGGTGTCCAGGAGCTTTTGGTTTTCCTTGTTGATGTTGGCCGGTACTGGCTTTTTTGACAACATCAGTATGGTGATTCGCAGCACGATTGTGCAGTTGTTCACGCCCAATGAAATGCGGGGGAGGGTATCGGCGGTGAACTCCCTGTTCGTAGGCTCTTCGAACGAATTGGGGGCCTTTGAGTCGGGTCTGGCGGCCAAACTGCTGGGAATCGTTCCTTCAGTCATTTTTGGCGGGAGTATGACGATGCTGGTGGTGGGAGTAACCTGGTGGAAGGCTCCGAAGTTGAGGGACTTGGATTTGAGTTGA
- a CDS encoding DUF4249 domain-containing protein, with protein sequence MKWYSLFLVIVLGLGLCTCISPFTADVPEEVEGIVISASLTTLPGLQEVRILRASPFTNKAYNRPISKAQVWVVDNQGQRQEFSEIVNNLGWYQPVNRDYVGEVGKTYVLHILTTDNRKYESLPETVRDVPPIKKLYTEEVITDDPLLGPALTSFSVLLDVEDPASKGDYYRWSWLHFEPLSFCSAYDGLPYGSRTRTLVGLTCCELPCWDIERCFINCTNVMSDALINGKNLTRHPIVNIPYCPKDYYIEIQQRSISQSAFDYWRTVDQLSASNGSLFDNAPAAVRGNVKCISDPEEPVYGFFEVSDVHENGFFINRTQSTTKPAVASCDPIPQNANPLACEPCRESLFRTKIKPKYWTK encoded by the coding sequence ATGAAATGGTATTCACTTTTTTTGGTCATTGTTTTAGGCCTTGGCTTGTGCACTTGTATCAGCCCTTTTACGGCTGATGTGCCTGAAGAGGTTGAGGGTATTGTGATTTCGGCCAGCCTGACTACGCTACCTGGATTACAAGAGGTTCGTATACTCAGAGCGTCTCCATTTACAAACAAAGCCTACAACCGGCCCATTAGCAAAGCGCAGGTATGGGTCGTTGACAACCAGGGACAACGGCAGGAATTTTCTGAAATTGTCAACAACCTTGGCTGGTATCAACCCGTAAATCGCGATTATGTAGGGGAAGTGGGTAAAACTTATGTATTGCACATATTGACTACTGATAATCGGAAATACGAATCTTTGCCTGAAACGGTCAGGGACGTACCCCCCATCAAAAAATTATACACCGAAGAAGTGATCACTGATGACCCCTTGTTGGGACCAGCACTGACCAGTTTTTCGGTCTTGCTGGATGTCGAAGATCCCGCGAGTAAGGGCGATTATTACCGCTGGTCTTGGTTGCACTTTGAACCCTTGTCCTTTTGCTCTGCCTACGATGGCCTTCCGTATGGGAGCCGCACTCGTACCTTGGTTGGACTCACTTGTTGTGAATTGCCTTGCTGGGACATCGAGCGTTGTTTTATCAATTGTACCAACGTCATGTCGGATGCACTCATCAATGGGAAAAACCTTACCCGCCACCCCATTGTGAACATTCCTTATTGCCCTAAGGATTATTACATCGAAATCCAGCAGCGGTCGATTTCTCAGTCCGCCTTTGACTACTGGCGTACGGTGGATCAACTTTCGGCCAGTAATGGTAGCCTTTTTGATAATGCACCTGCGGCAGTACGGGGCAATGTGAAGTGTATCAGTGACCCTGAAGAGCCGGTCTATGGTTTTTTTGAAGTGTCGGATGTGCATGAAAATGGCTTTTTCATCAACCGGACGCAGTCAACAACCAAACCTGCTGTGGCTTCTTGTGACCCCATTCCACAGAATGCCAATCCTTTAGCTTGCGAACCTTGTCGGGAGAGTTTGTTCCGGACAAAAATCAAACCCAAGTACTGGACGAAATAG
- a CDS encoding TonB-dependent receptor codes for MSRKLLFLTILCFGGFIFSEIQAQVTGKAQNYTFYGTVIDSVSQEPIGGAAVFLLESRTGTYTDKKGFYGLSTPAGQFTLRVSYLGYKAKVIKLDISKNLILDIPMSVDAQFLEEVTVISSKPEENIRSTETGVAKLSIRSIRKIPAFMGEIDVVRSLQMLPGVSTVGEGSTGINIRGGSIDQNLVLMDDAPVFNSSHLFGFFSIFNPDAVRDVSLSRGGISAEYGGRTTAVLDVKLKDPDLEKSSFYGGVGLVSSRLGLEMPLIKDRLAVLISTRGSFNDFLFKLGPESIRGTVANFYDLTGKILFKPSEKTRLSYTSYYSFDAFKLPSDSLNTVNVNATSSTYKYRTYNQTLRFNWFVGTNASLTLAAIQSVYKANTSVPDSSIAFELNSGIRLRSLKARYVHSGEKNNLSFGLESNHYQIDPNQLLPGPFSNILPVNIASEFARESAAYLENEWKFSPRFSMLTGLRYSFFQRLGPDSVYLYAPEAVRRLENVEENQFFDRGEVAKSYSGFEPRVSLRYSLDDNTSLKASYNRMRQYVQLISNTTAALPTARWGTSDVNIQPQIADQVSVGIFKNLEENKWETSAELYYRKSQQFPDYRDLADLIFSSNLEQEIIQGKGRAYGLELMARKNTGFMTGWLTYTYARTQVKIDPKYELIHNYTGAWYPANYDKPHTFNLMVNYRTAINVTLSGNFTLSTGRPATYPIGSFVASGNTVPIFPNRNLQRIPNYHRLDLALIIEPNPSRARKWQGSWVISVYNLYSRNNAYSVYFDLNPRLQTNAYKLAVFGAAFPSITYNFKF; via the coding sequence ATGAGCCGCAAATTGCTATTCCTGACCATACTCTGTTTTGGTGGATTTATTTTTTCTGAAATTCAGGCCCAAGTAACGGGTAAGGCACAAAATTATACCTTTTACGGTACGGTCATAGATTCTGTTTCTCAGGAACCCATTGGAGGTGCAGCCGTTTTTTTACTCGAAAGCAGGACCGGTACATACACAGACAAAAAAGGATTTTACGGGCTAAGCACTCCGGCGGGCCAATTTACCTTAAGGGTCAGTTATTTGGGATACAAAGCCAAAGTTATCAAACTGGACATCAGCAAGAACCTGATTCTGGATATCCCGATGAGCGTCGACGCGCAGTTTCTGGAAGAAGTTACGGTCATCAGCAGCAAGCCCGAAGAAAACATCAGGAGTACCGAAACCGGAGTAGCCAAACTCAGCATCCGCAGCATCCGCAAAATCCCGGCATTTATGGGAGAAATAGATGTAGTGCGGAGTTTACAGATGTTACCAGGTGTGAGTACGGTAGGAGAAGGGTCTACGGGCATCAACATTCGGGGGGGAAGCATCGACCAAAACCTGGTATTGATGGATGACGCCCCGGTTTTTAACAGCTCCCATTTGTTTGGCTTTTTTTCCATCTTCAATCCCGACGCAGTTCGGGATGTTTCTCTTTCAAGGGGAGGGATTTCTGCTGAATACGGTGGGCGAACAACGGCGGTGTTGGATGTGAAACTTAAAGACCCGGATTTGGAAAAAAGCAGCTTTTACGGCGGCGTTGGCCTGGTGTCTAGTCGTTTGGGTCTGGAAATGCCTTTGATCAAAGACCGCCTGGCAGTCTTGATTTCGACCCGGGGTTCGTTTAACGATTTTTTGTTCAAACTCGGCCCGGAGTCTATTCGAGGAACCGTGGCCAATTTTTATGACCTTACGGGCAAAATTCTATTCAAACCCAGCGAAAAAACGCGGCTTTCCTATACCTCTTATTACAGCTTTGATGCTTTTAAATTGCCTTCGGATTCGCTGAACACCGTGAATGTAAATGCTACTTCCAGTACTTACAAATACCGCACCTACAACCAAACCCTGCGCTTCAACTGGTTTGTGGGCACCAATGCTTCGCTGACACTCGCCGCCATTCAAAGTGTGTACAAAGCCAATACCAGTGTACCCGATTCCAGCATTGCTTTTGAACTGAATTCAGGCATTCGGCTACGTAGCCTCAAGGCGCGTTATGTTCACTCCGGGGAGAAAAACAACCTTTCTTTTGGACTTGAAAGTAACCACTACCAAATCGACCCCAATCAACTGTTGCCCGGGCCATTCTCCAATATATTGCCCGTCAACATTGCTTCCGAATTTGCGCGTGAATCGGCAGCGTACCTGGAAAATGAATGGAAATTCAGCCCCAGGTTTTCGATGTTGACCGGGTTGCGGTATTCCTTTTTCCAGCGTCTTGGCCCGGATAGTGTGTACCTCTATGCGCCGGAGGCGGTTCGGCGTTTGGAAAACGTGGAAGAGAACCAATTCTTTGACCGCGGCGAAGTGGCCAAATCTTACTCCGGTTTTGAACCTCGGGTATCCCTGCGGTACAGTTTGGACGACAATACCTCGCTCAAAGCGAGTTACAACCGCATGCGTCAGTATGTACAATTGATTTCGAATACCACGGCGGCACTTCCCACGGCGCGTTGGGGAACCAGTGATGTCAACATTCAGCCTCAAATTGCGGATCAGGTGTCGGTGGGTATTTTTAAAAACCTGGAGGAAAACAAATGGGAAACCTCTGCGGAGCTGTATTACCGCAAATCCCAACAGTTTCCGGATTACCGGGATCTGGCCGATTTGATCTTTTCATCCAACCTGGAGCAAGAAATTATTCAGGGTAAAGGCAGAGCATATGGGCTCGAGCTGATGGCACGCAAAAACACCGGCTTCATGACCGGGTGGCTGACCTACACGTATGCGCGCACCCAGGTCAAAATCGATCCCAAGTACGAGTTGATCCACAATTATACCGGTGCCTGGTATCCGGCCAATTACGACAAACCCCACACTTTCAACCTGATGGTGAATTACCGGACGGCCATCAATGTGACCTTGTCGGGTAATTTTACCCTGAGTACGGGGCGTCCGGCTACTTACCCTATTGGCAGTTTTGTGGCAAGTGGGAATACGGTTCCAATTTTCCCCAACCGAAATTTGCAGCGGATACCCAATTACCATCGACTGGATTTGGCTTTGATCATCGAACCCAATCCGAGTCGGGCGCGCAAATGGCAAGGTTCCTGGGTTATTTCCGTGTACAATCTGTACAGCCGCAACAATGCCTATTCGGTCTATTTTGATTTGAATCCACGCTTGCAAACCAACGCCTATAAACTGGCAGTTTTTGGTGCTGCTTTCCCTTCAATTACCTACAACTTCAAATTTTAA
- a CDS encoding serine hydrolase domain-containing protein, giving the protein MRWSGKTLLALVAMLAVPYFWSKKEVSEVKRELKYLPENLENPHTRDLVNSFDQFFKSAMQGSRTPGAAVVIIKDTSILYMRGFGVKNARVGDSVDVNTVFRIGSLSKGFAGVLSGMLVEDGHFAWNDPVKKYYPDFRLSTQEHTDQATITNLLSHTTGMPYHTYSDLVEGGWTLRNISAKLHRVRPAAPVGKMYNYQNAVFSLIEEVIKSSTHQNYQDLVRKRIFEPAGMKNASLTYREILQTKDKAFPHDNLGGRMEITSKYYNTTAAGGINASIADMGKWMQVLLGNRNDIVTDATLDRVFAPIITTSNERRVFPHWAPMRDAYYALGWRVLDCGADSIVYHGGYVNGYRSELAFDRKEKVAICILFNSPSPIASSCIPTFFDMYRFQSDNIKEWETIGKFKSALSYQSK; this is encoded by the coding sequence ATGCGATGGAGTGGTAAAACGCTATTGGCGTTGGTGGCAATGCTCGCAGTACCTTATTTTTGGTCAAAAAAAGAAGTTTCGGAAGTAAAGCGTGAGCTCAAATACCTTCCTGAAAATCTTGAGAACCCGCACACACGGGATCTGGTCAACAGTTTTGATCAGTTTTTCAAATCAGCCATGCAGGGTTCTCGTACCCCTGGCGCTGCGGTGGTCATCATCAAAGATACCTCAATCCTCTATATGCGGGGATTTGGGGTAAAAAATGCGCGGGTAGGTGATTCGGTAGACGTCAACACCGTATTCAGAATTGGTTCTTTGTCCAAAGGTTTTGCGGGTGTGCTGAGTGGCATGCTGGTGGAAGATGGGCATTTTGCCTGGAACGATCCGGTCAAAAAATACTACCCTGACTTTAGATTATCCACGCAGGAACATACTGATCAGGCCACCATCACCAATTTATTGTCGCACACCACGGGCATGCCCTATCATACTTATTCCGATTTGGTAGAAGGGGGTTGGACCTTGCGTAATATTTCCGCAAAGCTCCATCGCGTACGCCCAGCTGCCCCCGTGGGTAAGATGTACAATTACCAGAATGCCGTGTTCAGCTTGATTGAAGAAGTGATAAAATCGTCAACGCATCAAAATTACCAGGACTTGGTGCGCAAACGCATTTTTGAGCCTGCGGGTATGAAAAACGCTTCCCTCACTTACCGCGAAATACTGCAAACCAAAGACAAAGCCTTCCCCCACGACAATTTGGGTGGGCGTATGGAGATTACTTCCAAATACTACAATACGACCGCTGCAGGAGGCATCAACGCCAGTATTGCCGACATGGGCAAATGGATGCAGGTGCTGCTGGGCAATCGCAACGACATCGTAACGGATGCTACCCTGGATCGGGTGTTTGCCCCGATCATCACCACGAGCAACGAGCGTCGGGTGTTTCCCCATTGGGCTCCGATGCGCGATGCGTATTATGCCCTGGGCTGGAGGGTACTCGATTGTGGTGCCGATTCCATCGTTTATCACGGTGGGTACGTAAACGGTTACCGCAGTGAACTCGCTTTTGACCGCAAGGAAAAAGTAGCCATTTGTATCCTCTTCAATTCACCAAGCCCCATTGCCAGTTCTTGTATACCGACTTTCTTCGACATGTACCGCTTTCAGTCCGACAACATCAAGGAGTGGGAAACCATCGGAAAGTTTAAATCCGCGTTGAGTTATCAAAGTAAATAG
- a CDS encoding GNAT family N-acetyltransferase: MHIRSATSADLTGITRLFFATVNKVNSKDYSPEHIQAWAEAALDQEYWQAKVSELYFWVAESEDAELLGFISLTPEGYLDHIFVHDQHQHEGIARALLTTLEAKARELNLQKIDSDVSITAKPFFDQQDYTVEKENRKEWKGLVFVNYRMSKVL, from the coding sequence ATGCACATCCGTTCCGCTACTTCTGCCGACTTAACCGGCATTACCCGTTTGTTTTTTGCCACCGTCAACAAAGTCAATTCCAAAGATTACAGTCCCGAACACATCCAGGCCTGGGCTGAAGCAGCCCTGGATCAGGAATACTGGCAAGCCAAGGTGTCCGAGTTGTATTTTTGGGTTGCCGAAAGCGAAGATGCTGAACTACTGGGATTCATTTCACTCACGCCAGAGGGTTACCTCGATCACATCTTTGTCCATGATCAGCATCAACACGAAGGCATTGCGCGTGCGTTATTGACCACGCTGGAAGCAAAAGCGCGCGAACTCAATTTGCAAAAAATTGACTCCGATGTCAGCATTACTGCCAAGCCTTTTTTTGACCAGCAAGACTACACCGTGGAAAAAGAAAACCGCAAAGAATGGAAGGGATTGGTGTTTGTGAATTATCGGATGAGTAAGGTGTTGTAA
- a CDS encoding N-acyl-D-amino-acid deacylase family protein, with protein MIQVLRIFCLIGLFALNFACQPTPKYDLVIRNATLYDGSGDAPIQGDIAISGDTIVAMGEILEKGKTEVDAKGMAVSPGFVNMLSWGTESLLIDGRGLSDLKQGITLEVMGEGWSMGPLNDQMKKEEQAAQGDLKYDISWKTLGEYLQTLEKKGVAPNVASFLGATTLRIHEIGYDNREPSKLELDNMKLLARQAMEEGALGIGSSMIYAPATYASTEELIALCEIASEYGGMYITHMRSEGNKLLEAVDEVLVISKDARIPAEIYHLKAGGKNNWSKMDRVIAKIDSAQKAGLKITANMYTYVAGATGLDAAMPTWAQEGGYTEWVKRLQDPSTRKRIIAEMKTDAQDWENLYFAAGSADKLLLVGFKADSLKKFTGKTLAEVSKIRGKSPEETACDLVIQDGSRVGTVYFLMSEDNVKKQIKLPYVSFGSDAGALANEGDFIKSSTHPRAYGNFARLLGKYVREEKVISLQEAIRRLSSLPCENLKIKKRGKLAPGYFADIVVFDPQTIADKATFDQPHQYSVGVQHVFVNGIQVLADGEPTGKAAGRFVKGPGAK; from the coding sequence ATGATTCAAGTTTTGCGCATTTTTTGCTTGATTGGCCTATTCGCCTTGAATTTCGCTTGCCAACCCACTCCAAAATACGACCTCGTCATCCGCAATGCGACCCTCTACGATGGTAGCGGCGACGCTCCCATCCAGGGTGACATCGCCATCAGCGGAGATACCATCGTGGCCATGGGCGAGATCCTAGAAAAAGGAAAAACCGAGGTAGACGCCAAAGGAATGGCAGTCAGCCCGGGTTTTGTCAACATGTTGAGTTGGGGAACCGAAAGCCTGCTGATCGACGGTCGTGGCTTAAGTGACCTCAAACAAGGCATCACCCTTGAAGTCATGGGCGAAGGCTGGTCGATGGGGCCCCTCAACGACCAAATGAAAAAAGAAGAACAAGCCGCCCAAGGCGACCTCAAATACGACATCAGCTGGAAAACCCTCGGTGAATACCTCCAAACCCTGGAGAAAAAAGGCGTGGCACCCAATGTAGCCTCTTTTTTAGGCGCTACCACCTTGCGCATCCACGAAATTGGTTACGACAACCGGGAACCCAGCAAACTGGAACTGGACAACATGAAACTCCTGGCCCGTCAGGCCATGGAAGAAGGTGCATTGGGCATTGGTTCGTCCATGATTTATGCGCCCGCTACCTATGCTTCTACCGAAGAATTAATTGCCCTATGCGAGATTGCCTCGGAATATGGCGGCATGTACATCACGCACATGCGCAGCGAGGGCAACAAATTGCTCGAAGCGGTAGATGAAGTATTGGTCATCTCCAAAGACGCCAGGATACCCGCTGAAATTTACCACCTCAAAGCCGGAGGCAAAAACAACTGGTCCAAAATGGATCGTGTAATTGCCAAGATTGACAGCGCCCAAAAAGCTGGGCTGAAAATCACTGCCAACATGTATACCTATGTTGCTGGTGCCACTGGACTGGATGCTGCCATGCCCACCTGGGCGCAGGAAGGCGGCTATACCGAGTGGGTCAAACGCCTGCAAGACCCCAGCACGCGCAAACGCATCATTGCCGAAATGAAAACCGATGCCCAGGATTGGGAAAATCTTTATTTCGCCGCCGGATCGGCAGACAAATTGCTTTTGGTGGGATTCAAAGCCGATTCCCTCAAAAAATTCACGGGTAAAACACTCGCTGAAGTCAGCAAAATACGCGGAAAAAGCCCCGAAGAAACCGCCTGTGACCTGGTGATCCAGGATGGCAGCCGGGTAGGTACCGTATACTTCCTCATGTCGGAAGACAACGTGAAAAAACAGATCAAACTCCCTTATGTTTCCTTTGGTTCGGATGCGGGTGCCTTGGCCAATGAAGGAGATTTTATCAAATCGAGTACCCACCCACGGGCTTATGGCAACTTCGCCCGCTTGTTGGGCAAATACGTGCGCGAAGAAAAAGTGATTTCTCTGCAAGAAGCCATTCGACGTTTGAGTTCGCTCCCTTGTGAAAACCTGAAAATCAAAAAAAGGGGCAAATTGGCGCCAGGGTATTTTGCCGACATCGTCGTGTTCGACCCACAAACCATTGCCGATAAGGCCACTTTTGATCAGCCACATCAGTACTCCGTAGGTGTCCAGCACGTTTTTGTCAATGGCATTCAGGTGCTGGCTGATGGTGAACCTACCGGGAAAGCGGCGGGAAGGTTTGTGAAAGGGCCGGGAGCAAAGTAA
- a CDS encoding fatty acid desaturase family protein, which yields MRDFAQITITDPMGAPQPKNFLDRFWVSLLKDSRDLPLMQLTFKITVTLLPLTVLLFFTQGWVWALVFVAHFYLNHLYFKGPFGLMLHCAIHRPLFKKEYEPLNNYLPWCLAPLFGHTPETYRAHHIGMHHAENNMETDDSSTLEFQRDSLRDFGKYVGRFILYGVYNLYLYHRAKKRKFFMTRILAGEIAFYTMVVALCFVNFTATFFAFIFPLFVFRFVAMMGNWSQHSFVDAADPSNHYKNSATCINHFYNHKCWNDGYHISHHIFPHMHWTEHPNHLLQNQNDYAANKALVFEDLDFLRIFILLMQKKYDALADHVVNFNGTFKSKEEIVELLKARTMKIEAPVAPVKPVAVPA from the coding sequence ATGAGAGATTTTGCACAAATTACCATTACTGATCCGATGGGCGCTCCACAGCCAAAGAACTTTCTGGATCGCTTTTGGGTAAGCTTGCTTAAGGATTCCAGGGATTTACCACTGATGCAACTTACCTTCAAAATCACGGTGACTTTGCTTCCCCTGACCGTATTGCTGTTCTTTACACAGGGTTGGGTATGGGCCTTGGTCTTTGTGGCCCATTTTTACCTCAATCACTTGTATTTCAAAGGGCCTTTTGGGTTGATGCTGCACTGTGCCATCCACCGTCCTTTGTTCAAAAAAGAATACGAGCCACTGAACAACTATTTGCCCTGGTGCCTGGCGCCTTTGTTTGGCCATACCCCCGAAACCTACCGGGCCCACCACATTGGTATGCACCATGCAGAGAACAACATGGAAACCGATGATAGCTCTACCCTGGAATTCCAACGCGACAGCTTGCGGGATTTTGGCAAATATGTAGGGCGTTTCATTTTGTATGGGGTGTACAACTTGTACCTCTACCACCGCGCTAAAAAACGCAAATTTTTCATGACCCGCATCCTGGCTGGTGAAATCGCGTTTTATACCATGGTGGTTGCGCTGTGTTTTGTCAATTTCACCGCTACGTTCTTTGCGTTTATTTTCCCACTCTTTGTGTTCCGCTTTGTAGCCATGATGGGCAATTGGTCGCAGCACTCCTTTGTAGATGCTGCAGATCCCAGCAATCACTATAAAAACAGTGCGACCTGTATCAACCACTTCTACAACCACAAATGTTGGAACGATGGCTACCACATCAGCCACCACATCTTTCCACACATGCACTGGACCGAGCACCCCAATCATCTGCTGCAAAACCAAAATGACTATGCCGCAAATAAAGCCTTGGTGTTTGAAGATCTGGATTTTTTACGGATTTTCATTCTGCTGATGCAAAAGAAATACGATGCACTGGCCGATCATGTGGTGAATTTTAATGGGACTTTTAAGTCAAAAGAGGAGATTGTCGAACTATTGAAGGCTCGGACAATGAAGATTGAGGCACCGGTAGCACCGGTAAAGCCAGTAGCAGTACCTGCATAG